A window of Acropora muricata isolate sample 2 chromosome 6, ASM3666990v1, whole genome shotgun sequence genomic DNA:
AATGAAAATTTCATCCAATAACGATTCTTCCAAACGCTTTAACAACTAATTATCATTCTATCACCTGCATTTGTATCAatctttgcaaagaaacagaaacCGACAAGAAATGAGCAACTACAGAGGAAATAATTAGGGATTCCTACCCAGGCCCCATTATGTTCGTAATGATAATAGAAATGGCGCTGACTGCTGTCTCTTACGGACTCCAtatttatttcacacttttattgttttcgttgGGCATTTTAGTGTTCGTTCTGTACCGAATACTTCGCTTTCCTCGACCTACaccatacactgtgaaatgttttCTAAAACGAGGCTCTTTGTCAAGAAATTCGCCCATCGTAATTGGACATAGAGGTTGCTCGCTTGAAGCACCAGAAAACACGTTGGCTGCCTTCAAATTGGcgaaagaaaatgaagcaatGGGAGTTGAATTTGATTTAGATTTTACTAAGGATGGCGTTCCAGTAATAATTCATGATTCAACTGTGGATCGCACAACAGATGGAACCGGTAAAGTCAGCGATTTTACTTACGAAGAAATCCGGAGACTGAATGCCTCAGCAAAACATCCTCTTGGGTAAGCTCTCTTGAAAGAtaagaaatgttttgaaaaagcTCAACGAAACCTCCTCTCTCTGCTTCTGTGAAACTCAATAAAAGGTGCCTTGTGGGATACGTGGACTCAGAGACGTGAGGAGAAGAGGAGCCATGGGTAAATTGTATTGTATAATTTGATGATTATGGCATTGATCTCCTGCTATCCTGCATCTTGTTACACGCTAACTCCTGCAGTACTGAAATAGACTGGTAAGGACCTTcttattaaaaaatattttttcttattaGACAGGAGGGGGCTTTGGTGATCAGTaaacttattttctattttgcaatGTAATCATTCAGGGACAAGTTTCCAAATGAGCGTATCCCTCATCTGAATGAAGTAGTAGAGCTCTGTCTCAGTCTTCGATTGCAAATGTTCATTGATGTCAAAGCAGCCACTCAAGCTCACAAAGTAAGTAATATTGAAGAACACATTCTTCccataatagaccattttacagctggacaggcaactaagcaagcaagcagctgtaaaatggtctatatTTCAGTACTAAGTTTGAGGTCATCCTACTTGTTATCGTCTGTTCAATTTTCATACTtggatcataataataatattgaaataaaggaaagc
This region includes:
- the LOC136920586 gene encoding glycerophosphodiester phosphodiesterase 1-like, with the translated sequence MFVMIIEMALTAVSYGLHIYFTLLLFSLGILVFVLYRILRFPRPTPYTVKCFLKRGSLSRNSPIVIGHRGCSLEAPENTLAAFKLAKENEAMGVEFDLDFTKDGVPVIIHDSTVDRTTDGTGKVSDFTYEEIRRLNASAKHPLGDKFPNERIPHLNEVVELCLSLRLQMFIDVKAATQAHKAAVVLKEIFSRYQLYDKALVCSFYPNVIFKVRRADPTILTALTWRKQFIANKDYEGVSRYKEWWKCLLAPVLDRIWELHLHSWIYDFLGVSVFLSHTAHLSREYIKEWQDKRVSVVVWTVNTSAEKNYFAGVLKCPILTDCVKGDRGSVEHS